The Leptospira meyeri region GAAAATTGACCAGTCTGCTTTTATGGAAGGTTCCATGAAACATCTTCGTCAATTTATGATTCGCCAGTTAGGGAAAGATGGAACCAAAGATGTGGCTTTGTTTCTGAAAATTGGGAAAGTACAAAACGTAAAATCTTTTGAAGATGTTCCATCTTACGTTTTGGTTCCCGCTTTTATGCTAAGTGAAATCAAAAAAGCATTTATCATCGGTATTTATATCTTCATACCATTTATTGTAATCGATTTGATTGTTGCGTCTGCCCTCCTTGCTATGGGTTTTATGATGTTGCCACCGGTGATGATTTCTCTTCCGTTAAAACTCATTCTTTTCATTTTGATTGATGGATGGAACCTACTTGTTTTGGAACTTGTAAGGAGTTATAAATGACAGAAGTAGACGTTGTTAACTTGATGCGAGAAGCATTCATTGTGACTCTAAAAATATCCAGTCCCATCTTGATTACTGCACTTGTTGTGGGGCTGATTGTTGGAATTTTACAAACCACAACTTCGATCCAAGAACCTACAATTGCTTTTGTTCCCAAACTTGTTTCTATTTTTGCTGTGATAGTATTTTTTTCGGCTTGGATGGTGCGGGTGATGACAGACTATACTCGTGAAATTTTTTTTATGATAGAAAAGATATGATATGGAATCATTTGTTTTACACTTTCAATCTTTTCTCTTTGTCTTAGTTCGACTACTCGGACTTTTTTTGGTAGCACCATTTTTCTCTTCTGAATCAATCAACTTTTCACTCCGAATGATTTTTTCCTTTATGGTTTCGTTGATTGTTTATCCAGTTGTGGCAACTTACATGCCACCAGTTCCCGGCCATATGATCAATTTTGGAATCCTAATTCTTTCTGAATTGTTGGTAGGAGTATTTATTGGATTTCTCGTCTCACTAGTGTTTGCTGCCTTTCAAATGGCTGGAGAATTTTTTAATAACCAAATTGGATTTGGTTATACGGAAATTTTGGATCCAGTTACTCAAAACTCACTTCCTGCGATTGGTACCATGAAAAATTTGATGGCAACCGCTCTTTTTCTCGTGATAGGAGCACATCGATTTCTCATTGAAACATTAGCCTATTCTTTTGAAAAAATTAGAATCATTGCTTTTACGGGAAAGGTAAATGCTGGGCTCTATAAGTTGATGGAAGAAGCGATCGGTGCTATGTTTGTTGTTAGCTTTAAAATTGCACTTCCTGTGATGGGAATTCTATTTTTGGTTTCCCTTGCAGAAGGCCTAATGGGAAAAGCTGCCCAACAGATGAATGTAATGTCAATGTCGTTCCCACTGAAAGTTTTTATTGGAACACTCACTCTCATTGCAACCCTTACTTTCATCGCAACTCAAATGGTACAAGGAATTCAGATTTCCATGGATAAGGCAAATTTACTCATCCGGGAGTGGCCAAACTTATGAAAGGGAAATTAAAGTTCTTCTTTGCTAAGATAACCGCATGGATAGAGGCTGTGACCAAACCTTTGTTTGGTGGAATTCGTTTTTTGTCATTTGGCCTTGCTGAAGATTTGCAAACAGATTTATTTTCAAAGGATCTTCGTTTTACTACCGGTTATTATGCGATAGAACTCCAACTCTTCGCTGCAGCTGATGAAGGTCGAACTGAACCGCCGAGTGAACGTCGTAGAAGAGAAGAAAAGGAAAAGGGAAATGTCCCGAAATCCAACGAAGTAGCGTCCACTCTTGTTTTGTTAGGTGGAACGGGTGTTTTGTTTATCTTGGGTGATACATTTATAAGAAACACTGCAATTTTTATTAAAAAATATCTCCCCATGGGCATGAAACTTGACCGGTTCGGGGCAGAGGAATTCCGGGTGATCCTTGCCGGTGTTTCCCGTGATTTTTTTAATCTGCTTTGGCCTATCCTTGCAATTACACTTGTATTTGCTATTGTTGGGAATGTGGTGCAGGTGGGATTTATGTTTTCGCCGAGAGCACTTTCATTTCGATTTGATCGAATCGCTCCCAACTTTAAACGGGTTTTGCCAAATCGCCAAACATTATTTAATTTAGTTAAGTCTCTCGCAAAAGTAGTGTTAATTGGTGTAATAAGTTATGTTTTAATATCAGGTGACTTTTTGAAAGTTCTTTTGACAGGAAATATGGGAATGATGCAGGCCATTACTCTCATTACGTATTCTGGATTTAAGATTATGATGGCTGCTGGACTTTTGTTACTTGGAATCGCTGTTGCTGACTTTTTTTTCCAAAAGTCCGAATTTGAAGAATCTCTTAAACAAACTCCTTCTGAAGCCAAACGAGAGATGAAAGAAGATTCTGGTGATCCAGTGATGAAAAACCGAAGGATGCAATTGGCAAGGGATATGATGCAAGGAAATATGCTTCGTGAAGTCCCGAAAGCCGATGTTGTCATTACCAATCCTACTCATTATTCGGTGGCATTATCTTATGAAATGGGAAGGGATTCAGCACCAAGAGTAATTGCTAAAGGTGAGAATCGCCTAGCGCTTGAAATACGAAGGATTGCTCGTGAAAACGATGTCCCTATTATAGAAAGTCCCAAACAAGCACGCCTTTTATATGCGCAAGTGGAAGTGGGAGAAGAGATCCCACAAGAATTCTTCCAAGCAGTGGTGCAAATCCTCATCACTCTTGAGAAGTTCAAAAAAAAAGTAGGAATGGCATAAGCAAATGAACTTTAGAGACATACTCAAACAATCCGATGTGGTTTTAGGGGTGGGAACACTTCTGATTTTGGGAATGTTGATTGTCCCTTTACCGGGATTTGTCTTGGACATTCTGATAGTAGTGAGTATTGGGCTTGGGTTACTCATTCTCATGACGGCATTGTCCGTGACCGAACCAAGCGAGTTTTCGATTTTTCCAAGTTTACTACTCATTACCACCTTATTTAGGTTAGCGCTGAACGTATCCACAACAAGACAAATTTTATCCAAAGGCCCTGCGATGAACTCAAGTGTGATTGAAGCATTTGGAACATTTGTGGTGGGTGGAGAATCGGGACTTGGGAAGTATGTCGTAGGCCTTATTATCTTTATCATCCTTACCATCGTACAGGTATTAGTGATCACGAAAGGTGCGACGAGGATCTCGGAAGTTGCTGCCAGGTTCACACTCGATGGATTACCACAAAAACAAATGTCGATAGATATGGAATTGAATAGTGGTGCAATTACAGAAGCAGAGGCAAAAGTAAAACGTAAAAAAGTCCAAAGAGAAGTAGATTTTTATGGGGCCATGGATGGAGCTTCGAAATTCGTTCAAGGTGATGTTCGTGCAGGTTTAATCATTACCGCGATTAACTTACTTGGTGGGATTCTGATTGGATCTACGATTCGTGGAGAATCATTTCTCGCATCCATTGAAACCTATGGAAAATTTACGATTGGAGATGGACTTGTTTCGCAAATTCCAGGTCTTCTTTCTACAACTGCTACTGGTATCATTGTCACTCGTTCCAGTTCAGAAAAGAAGCTAACCGTAGAGATCAAAGACCAACTTTTTGGGAATGCCAAAACTTTGTATGTGGTTTCGGGGGCACTTGGTCTTTCTAGTTTGATTCCGGGACTTCCATTTTTTTCCCTTTTGTTTTTAGCAGGTGCCATTGGGTATTTGGGATATTCCATCGAACAAGTGGCAAAAGAAGAAATCAAAAAAATTGAAAACGTTGCGCAAGAAAAGGTCCAAGAGAAAAAACCAGAAAACTACATCAAAGAAATTTCTGTGGAAGCCATTCAAGTGGAACTAGGTCGCGATTTACTTCCGTTAGTGGATGCATCTTCTGGTGGGCATCTACTTGAGCAGATTGCCAATACTCGTAAAAAATTCGCTATCGATTTTGGTCTCGTGATCCCTGCGATTCGAATCATAGACAATCTAGAAATCCCTCACGATAATTATAGCATTCGCATCAATGGTGTTGTTGTTGGGCAATCAGCAGTGAGAGCTGATCGTTTGATGGCAATGAACAATACCGCACGTAACTTGGATCCAATCGTAGGAGAACCATTCACGGAGCCGGCATTTGGTTTGAAGGCAACTTGGATTGATCCAAATGATAAAATTGAGGTGGAGAATAAAGGTTATTCGGTTGTGGATCCATCAACGGTTATCATCACTCATCTAAAAGAGTTAATTTCAAATTACGCTTCACAACTTTTAGGAAGAGAAGAAGTAAAAGCACTTCTAGAACACTTACGACAAACCCATCCCACTCTTGTGGGAGAATTGGATTATGACAAACAAGGAAGACTGGGGATCATCCAACAAACCTTGCAAAACCTTCTGGCAGAGGGACTATCCATTAAAAACCTTCCGAAAATTATGGATGCGATTGCGAACCATCTCCCAAGGACAAACAATCCTTTTGATTTGGCTGAACATGTAAGGCAAGCTTTATCGCGCCAAATCATCAATGATTTTCTTTCTCCAGATGGAAAGTTACATGTGGTTACAATTGACCCAAGGATCATTGATCGTATGAACAAAAGTATCACACTGGATGAAACTGATGGTAGTAAACTCATCATCCTTCCACATGATGTTCGTGTGAGGATTTTAGAATCTGTTTACAATGAATTACAAAAGGCATTGGATGAAAATAGGTTCCTGATTTTTGTAGTTTCTAGGTATCTCAGACAAGCATTCGCATTCTTTTTGACAAAGGAACTACCCCCCAGGAACTTTGCAGTAATTGCTTCTGAAGAAATTCATAGAGGGGTTCCGACAGAAATTGCTTCGGTTTTAAGCCTTCCATCCCGAGAGGAACACCCACAAGAAGCATAGGAGAATCTTTTTGCCTAGTCTTGTCCCATCGCACCGCATTTCTGTTGCTCCGATGATGGACTGGACCGACAGACATTTCCGCTTTTTGATGAGGCTTATCTCCAAACAGACCTTACTCTATACGGAGATGGTAACTACAGGTGCCATCCTCCGTGGGAAAGACAACCACAGATACTTAGATTTTTCAAAAGAAGAACATCCCGTTGTGCTTCAGTTAGGTGGTGATTCGCCAGTATCCCTGGCAGAATGTGCCAAAATTGGCGAAGATTATGGATATGACGAAATCAATCTGAATGTCGGTTGTCCCTCGGATCGAGTACAAAGTGGAAGTTTTGGGGCATGCCTCATGAAAGATCCAGACCTTGTGGCAGAAATGGTTTTTGCTTGTAAGGGAAAGGTTAAAGTTCCTGTAACCGTCAAACATCGGATTGGTGTGAATGGAAAAGAAAGTTACGAGGACCTGCATCATTTTGTTTCTAAGATTAATGCCGCTGGTGTGGATCATAGTATTGTTCATGCAAGGATTGCTATTTTAGAAGGACTTTCTCCCAAAGAAAACCGAACGGTTCCTCCCCTTCGTTATGAAGATGTTTACCGATTAAAAACAGATTTCCCTGATTTACCCATCACCATCAACGGGGGAATTAAGACGCATTCTGAAATTAAAGAGCACCTAATGAAAGTAGATGGAGTGATGATTGGGCGTGCTGCTTATGATAATCCGTATATGTTTTATGAAGTAGACCAATTGTATTATGGATCTAAGGAAAATCCTCCGTCTAGAGAAGATGTTCTTCGGGAACTCATTCCTTATATTCGGTCATCTCTTGCGAGAGATGGAAAAGTACATCATATTTTACGCCATATTTTGGGACTTTATTTTGGAGAAAGGGGAGCTCGTGAGTATCGAAAATTTCTCACAGACCGGATGCACCTATCGGGAGCTAATGAATCCATCCTAGAGGATTATCTGAAGCGTTAAGGATCTGAAGGGCGTAAGGTCAGCTTTTCGTCTAACGACGAGAAGCTGACGGGAGCGAAAGCGCACCCCGGAGGAGCCTGACCCTTGGAAAATGAAAGTTTCGGATACAAATGGATTGGGGAACGCCCAATGAAAAGGAAAAGAAGTCAATCGAATTATTTAAAATTGGAAGGTATAGATTAACTTGGATTAGACGGCTTGTGTGTAGAGTTTGTTCAAAAAATTCTGGATTTGCCTGAAAAACACGGAGAAAACTCATCCAAAATCTATTAAAATCAAATGAGTTGACAGGGCGGTTTCTCTTCCCAGCCTGGTTAAATTGAGAGGGAATACCATGACCAAGCCACTCACCGTACAAAGTGACAAAACAATGCTTCTAGAGGTGGATAACCCAGAATTTGAAGCCTGTCGGGACCTCGTTTCCAAGTTTGCTGAGCTCGAAAAAAGCCCAGAGTATATGCATACGTATCGCATTTCTCCACTTTCTTTGTGGAATGCTGCATCCATTAAAATGACGGCAGATGAGATCATTGAAGGTTTAACTAAGTTTGCTCGTTATTCCGTTCCTAAAAACGTGATGAATGAAGTGAGAGAACAAATCTCTCGTTATGGAAAAGTAAAACTAGTGAAAGAAGAATCCGGGGAATTGTATATCATTTCCAACGAAAAAGGATTCATTACTGAAATTGCAAACAACCGTGCCGTTCAACCTTTTGTGGATGGAATGGAAGGTGATAAAATTCGTATCAAAAAAGAATATCGTGGTCACATCAAACAAGCGTTAATCAAAATTGGCTTTCCTGTGGAAGACCTTGCTGGTTATGATGAAGGTAATAAATACCCGTTTAACTTACGTCCTACAACAAAAGGTGGAATTAAGTTTGGAATGCGTGACTACCAAAGAGCTTCGGTTGAGGCTTTTCATGCTGGTGGGCGTAACGAAGGGGGATCTGGGGTTGTAGTCCTTCCTTGTGGTGCGGGAAAAACCATCGTGGGGATGGGAGTGATGCAGATTGTCGGTGCGGAAACTCTGATTCTTGTAACGAACACTTTGTCCATCCGTCAGTGGAGAAATGAAATTTTAGACAAAACCGATATCCCTGAATCAGACATTGGGGAGTATTCGGGTGAACTCAAAGAAATTAAACCCATCACGATTGCAACGTATAATATCTTAACTCATAGAAAGAAAAAAGGTGGCGACTTCACACACTTTCATATCTTCAGTGCAAACAACTGGGGACTGATTGTTTACGATGAGGTTCACTTATTGCCGGCTCCTGTGTTTCGTATGACGTCAGAACTCCAAGCCAAACGTAGGTTAGGTCTTACTGCGACTCTTGTAAGGGAAGATGGACTGGAAGAAGATGTATTCTCACTGATCGGACCTAAAAAATACGATGTGCCTTGGAAGGAACTCGAAGCAAAGTCTTGGATTGCCGAAGCCAATTGTGTGGAGATTCGTGTACCTATGGAAGATGACCTTCGTATGAAGTATTCTGTGGCAGATGACCGTGAGAAGTTCCGATTGGCATCAGAAAACCCGGAAAAACTTCGTGCGATTAGCTATATCTTAAAAAAACATTCCACTAACAATATTTTGGTGATTGGGCAGTATATCAATCAGTTGGAAGAAATTTCAAATACTTTCAAAATCCCTTTGATTACGGGAAAAACTCCACTGCCTGAAAGACAAGAACTTTACCAAGCGTTTCGTTCTGGTCAAATCAAACAACTTGTGGTGTCTAAGGTGGCGAACTTCTCTATCGACTTACCAGATGCAAACATTGCCATCCAGGTATCGGGTACCTTTGGTTCGAGACAAGAAGAGGCACAGCGTTTAGGTCGAATCCTTCGTCCTAAATCCCAAGACAACACGGCAATTTTTTACTCGTTGATTTCGCGTGATACCAACGAAGAAAGATTTGGGCAAAACAGGCAACTCTTCCTCACCGAACAAGGGTATGAATACGAAATTTATACTTTGGATCAGTTTAAAGAAACTGTTCCGGAAGAATCACTCACTAAATAGAGGAAAAAATGAAACTTGTAGCAAAACGACTGGATGTCGTAGAACCTTCTCCCACTCTCGCAATCACTGCCAAAGCCAATCAGTTGAAAGCGAGTGGACTTGATGTTGTTGGATTTGGAGCAGGGGAACCTGACTTTGATACACCGACACATATCAAAGAAGCTGCCAAAAAAGCAATGGACCAAGGGAAAACCAAATACACTCCTGTGAGTGGAACTGTTTCTTTGAAAGAAGCCATCATTAAAAAGTTCGAAACTGAAAACGGTTTAAAATACGAAAAGAACCAAATCATTGTAGGAACAGGTGGGAAACAGGTTCTCTACAATTTTTTTATGGCAACTCTCAATCCTGGAGATGAGGTGATCATTCCTGCACCGTATTGGGTAAGTTATGCGGACATCGTTCGTTTAGCGGAAGGAACTCCGGTGATTGTTTCAACGGATATTTCCAGTGGATTTAAAATCACCGCAGCTCAATTGGAAAAAGCCATCACTCCCAAAACAAAGGTATTTATTTTTAATTCACCATCCAACCCTACTGGAGCGGCTTACACTCGTTCGGATGTCGAAGCACTTGTAAAGGTATTGGAGCCAAAAGATATCATTACTGTTTCGGATGATATTTATGAAAAAATCATCTATGATGGCTTGGAATTTGTAAATCCAGCGATGATCTCCGAGAAGATGAAGGAAAAAACCTTTGTGATCAATGGTGTGTCCAAAGCTTATTCCATGACGGGTTGGAGGATTGGATACGGAGCAGGAAACGCAGAGATTGTGAAAAATATGGATACCATGCAAGGCCAATCCACAAGCAATGCATCTTCCATTTCCCAAGCAGCTGCAGAGGCCGCTCTCACTGGTGACCAAACTCCTGTGAATGATATGTTAAAAGCATTTGACAAACGTCGTAAACTCATTGTGGGTCTCTTACGTGAGATTCCAGGTGTAGAATGCCGGATGCCAGAAGGAGCATTTTATGCTTTCCCTTACATGACGGGTGTGTACGAAACTCCAGGGTTCAAACGACTTCTCGCAGAGAAAAAAGAAACTTCTTATTCCAAACTTTTTTGTGATGTTCTTCTTGATAAATACAATGTGGCAGCAGTGCCAGGGATTGCATTTGGAGATGACAAAGCTATTCGTTTGTCCTATGCGTTAGGTGATAAAGACATCGAAAAAGGTGTCTCTCGCATCAAACAAATGGTAGAGGATTTACAAAAATAAAATGATATTTGTCCCTTTACAGAAAATTTTTTGTAGAGGGATGGTCTTTTCTCAGTCATTGGTATATTTACGATCGAGGGTTCTCTTTCGCAATGGATTGGATTTTTTTACCTCATTCATTGCAGTTTTGATCTTAGTCTCTACCTTGTCCGCTTCACTCAGTTCTCTTCCGACCATACAAAATAAATCCAAACAAACAAAACCATCTGAACTCATAAAACGAGATTCCACCTCGCAGATTGTCATTCCGGTGATAGGACTCAATTTGCATTTGTTTGCCGATCAGAAAAGCGATGTATTACGAAAACTAAAATTTGGGGAACCTGTATCTTTTGACAAGGATTCGCTTGAAAGCCCAAAAGAAGATTGGATTCCAGTGAAGTTAGAAGATGGTCTTTCCGGGTTCATCAAACGTTCTGTTGTTCGTTCGGTTCCTCCAAAACTGTATTTGTCGACTTTGTTATTTGAAGCAGAACGAATGATTCTTTCCAATCAAATTGATTTTGCAGCCAAACAAGAGATTACAGATACTATTTTTGCAATTTCTTCTACGGGAAAATTTACTGGTGATGATTTTATTTTTATCCGAGCCAAAGCTGGATTTTTCTTAAAAAAAACAGTCGATTTGATGAATACAAAGGGAATCAAACCTGATAATGATCCAGGTACTTTGGAATTTTTAAAACGCCACCAAACCCGGCTATTGTATGATTACAATTCTGGAAAATACTATGTAGATTCAAATTATTTTTGGAAACTACTGGAAGCCTATCCAAAAACGAAACACTCGGATTACGCAGGTTACCTGGCAACAGAAAGTATGCCGAATGCAGATTGTAATGTGGATTTGAAATGTCGTTTGGAAGAAATGAGAAAGGGAAAACTTCGTTATATTTATTTATTCCCCACAGGCAATTATATCAATTTATATACCAAAGATTTAGTATACAATTTACAATCGATGACAAAAGATCCAGATTCCATTCCTTGTTTCGCCCCAGTAGGGGAAGGGATTAAGTCTGAAATCAATCAGATGATTCGATATGCTTCTGAGATTGGCCCGAGAGAAAAAAAACAAATCCTCCCTCATTTACAAATTCTAAAGAAAGAATGTTTTCGTTAGCAATCATCTGAGATGCAGTAGAGGTTTTTGTGAAATTAAGTTACAAACTGTATCCATTTCAGGCAAGTTCAGAAAATCAAAAATCTGTAGGTAATATTGTCATCTTACATGGATTATTTGGCTCATCAAAAAACTGGGTAACCGTGGCAAAGTTTTTATCAAATTTTGGTTCCGTATATACTGTTGACCAAAGAAACCATGGAGACTCTCCTCATGCAGATGAACACTCCATTCGGTTAATGTCAGAGGATATGGAAGAATTCCTTTTGGACCATCAAATTAAAAATCCGATTTTACTTGGTCACTCTATGGGTGGGCTTGTGGCAATGTATTTTGATTTTATGCATCCTGGTTTTTTGGATGCCTTGATTGTGCAAGACATTGCGCCTAGATCCTATCCTTTCGCTTACGATCAGGAAATCCAGTCTATGTCTTTTCCCCTTCAAGGATTTACTTCCCGAACTCAAATAGATATGGAGATGGCAAAGTTTTTACCGGATACGTTTATCCGCCAATTTTTACAAATGAGTTTGGAACGATTAGATTCTGGTGAGTATCGTTGGAAATTAAATGTATCGGGGTTGAATGCAGCAAGGCGAATCTTCGATCATCCTTTTCCTGAAAAAATATCCTCTGATACAAACGCCTTTTTTATTCTGGGAGCAGCTTCTACTTACATTACGGATTCGGATAAAATCTTGATTCAGGAAACTTTTTCCCATTTAACAATGAAAAGTATTTTGGGAGGTGGCCATTATATTCATTATACCCACCAAGCAGAGTATTTGGAAATTTTGAAGAATTGGTTTCAATCTAAAATCACCAACCTCTGAAACAATAGTATTGTTGCAGAAGCTGGATTTTAAATTTTTAGAGGAAGTTTTTTGGTCAAATCAGGAAAGGTTTTAATCTTCCAGTAAGGACCTCAACATCCATGCTGTTTTTTCGTGAATGTCCAAACGTTGTGTGAGTAAATCTAATGTTGCTTGGTCGTTTCCTTTTTCAGCTGGTGCGTATGCTGCCCGTGCTGTTCTAATGACTGCTTCATTTCCTTCGACTAAATGTTTAATCATATCTTGGGCTTTGGGAACTTCTTTGTCTTCTGCGATGCTCGAATATTTTGCAAATTCCCAACCACCCATTGGTGCGTAGTATCCAAGAGATCTAATTCTTTCTGCAATGGGATCAATTGCATTCCAAAGTTCTGTATACTGTGTCATAAACAGAATGTGCAAAGTTTGAAACATTGGCCCAGTTACATTCCAATGGTAACTATGAGTCTTTTGATACAAAGTGTACGTATCCGCTAAAAGTTTTTTTAAAGATTCAGAGATCGCACTTCTTTCTTCTTCTGGGATTCCAATATTAATTTTCATTATTTATCCTTTTGGTTTGATATAAATTATTTTTTTAGTTCTGAAACAATCCGTTCTACCAGGCTCTCTGCAACAAAGTCATATTGGCTAGTGGTTAACAGAATGTCCTCACGACTCCAAATGAGTCCAAGCCCTAGACTATATTGGATTAACTTTCCTAGAGTCCAATCAGCTCCTGGTTTTTTACGAGCGTTGACAATGACTTGCCCTGATTCAATATGAACAATTTTGAGGGAAACTGTATCCACCAAATTGGGAATGAGTTTTCCTTTTTCATCATATTTTTTGAGTGCAGATCCTCTGCCGAAAACCAGTGCGTCCACTCCAAGCACTTTTCCTAATCGAACGGCTGTTTGTGTATCAATGATTCCGGTTTTCGAAAAACTTTGTTCGTTTACCACTTTGGAGAGTTGTTCTCTTTCGATCACTTTGATAGGGAGTAGTTTTGCGATTTGTAAGGAGACTGCGTCGGTAAATTCATCTCCCCATTTTGCCTCTTCAATATCAAAAAGTAAAACGGCTACTTTTGAAATTCCTAAATCCGTTTTTCCCGATTCTGGGTATTGGACGGCAGCATCCATGGTGCGACAATTTGTAAACGATAGGCTGAGGAGGAGGGACAAACACGCTAAATATAGTTTCATAGATTTCCTTAAGAAATGATAGAGGGATTGCAAACCGGCAATTCTTTTTCGCTTCAAAATCAGGCATTTTGAAAAATTCGCTTTTCCAATTGTGGTCTTTACTAGATTTTTCCAACTAGGCCCTTTCATGAAAAAGATTCTCAGTACATTTATCATTGTTTTCACCTTTTTTTTGCTAGGTGCAGGTTATTACTTTTCATCGTCCATAGTCTCCTTTCCCGTCACAACCTTAGAAGAAGATAAGACGAAATTAAAGATCAATTCCATTTCTGATTTTGGACTTCCCGAACCAGAATCAATTCGATTTCAAAATGGGAATCTTCGTCTGCGAGGATGGTATTTTAAAAATCCTAAAAAGAAAAAATGTGGTGTTGTTTTACTCCATGGACATTCAAGAACCCGTTTTGGTGTTTTGAAATACGCTCCCTTGTTTTGGAAACGAGGTTGCAGTTTGTTTCTCTATGATGCTCGTCACCATGGTGAAAGTGCTGGAGAATACGGAACGTACGGATTTTATGAAAAAATTGATTTGGAGAGAGCCATTGAATTCTTTTCCGAGATTAGCACAGTTCCAGAAGAGCAGATTGGGATTTTTGGGGCTTCGTTTGGTGCAGCGACTGCATTACAATATGCAGAAGGCAGAAATGATTTTGCCTTTGTGATTGCGGATTCACCTTTTATGGATATGCGTTCGATCGTAGAAAAAAGAGCTGTGGATTTGTATAGCCCACTTGTTTTGTTTCTTTCTCCTATTGCCCTTTCTCTAGCAGAACTGCAGGCTGATTTTTTAGTGGATGAAGTCTCTCCTAAAAAAGCAGCTAAGACTATTTCTGTGCCTGTACTTTTGATTCATTCCAAAACAGATGAGATTACACCAGTTTCTCACTCGGAAGAAATTTTTAATAATTTAAAATCGAATCGCAAAC contains the following coding sequences:
- a CDS encoding pyridoxal phosphate-dependent aminotransferase, which codes for MKLVAKRLDVVEPSPTLAITAKANQLKASGLDVVGFGAGEPDFDTPTHIKEAAKKAMDQGKTKYTPVSGTVSLKEAIIKKFETENGLKYEKNQIIVGTGGKQVLYNFFMATLNPGDEVIIPAPYWVSYADIVRLAEGTPVIVSTDISSGFKITAAQLEKAITPKTKVFIFNSPSNPTGAAYTRSDVEALVKVLEPKDIITVSDDIYEKIIYDGLEFVNPAMISEKMKEKTFVINGVSKAYSMTGWRIGYGAGNAEIVKNMDTMQGQSTSNASSISQAAAEAALTGDQTPVNDMLKAFDKRRKLIVGLLREIPGVECRMPEGAFYAFPYMTGVYETPGFKRLLAEKKETSYSKLFCDVLLDKYNVAAVPGIAFGDDKAIRLSYALGDKDIEKGVSRIKQMVEDLQK
- a CDS encoding SH3 domain-containing protein, producing MIFVPLQKIFCRGMVFSQSLVYLRSRVLFRNGLDFFTSFIAVLILVSTLSASLSSLPTIQNKSKQTKPSELIKRDSTSQIVIPVIGLNLHLFADQKSDVLRKLKFGEPVSFDKDSLESPKEDWIPVKLEDGLSGFIKRSVVRSVPPKLYLSTLLFEAERMILSNQIDFAAKQEITDTIFAISSTGKFTGDDFIFIRAKAGFFLKKTVDLMNTKGIKPDNDPGTLEFLKRHQTRLLYDYNSGKYYVDSNYFWKLLEAYPKTKHSDYAGYLATESMPNADCNVDLKCRLEEMRKGKLRYIYLFPTGNYINLYTKDLVYNLQSMTKDPDSIPCFAPVGEGIKSEINQMIRYASEIGPREKKQILPHLQILKKECFR
- a CDS encoding alpha/beta fold hydrolase; amino-acid sequence: MKLSYKLYPFQASSENQKSVGNIVILHGLFGSSKNWVTVAKFLSNFGSVYTVDQRNHGDSPHADEHSIRLMSEDMEEFLLDHQIKNPILLGHSMGGLVAMYFDFMHPGFLDALIVQDIAPRSYPFAYDQEIQSMSFPLQGFTSRTQIDMEMAKFLPDTFIRQFLQMSLERLDSGEYRWKLNVSGLNAARRIFDHPFPEKISSDTNAFFILGAASTYITDSDKILIQETFSHLTMKSILGGGHYIHYTHQAEYLEILKNWFQSKITNL
- a CDS encoding Dps family protein gives rise to the protein MMKINIGIPEEERSAISESLKKLLADTYTLYQKTHSYHWNVTGPMFQTLHILFMTQYTELWNAIDPIAERIRSLGYYAPMGGWEFAKYSSIAEDKEVPKAQDMIKHLVEGNEAVIRTARAAYAPAEKGNDQATLDLLTQRLDIHEKTAWMLRSLLED
- a CDS encoding CsgG/HfaB family protein yields the protein MKLYLACLSLLLSLSFTNCRTMDAAVQYPESGKTDLGISKVAVLLFDIEEAKWGDEFTDAVSLQIAKLLPIKVIEREQLSKVVNEQSFSKTGIIDTQTAVRLGKVLGVDALVFGRGSALKKYDEKGKLIPNLVDTVSLKIVHIESGQVIVNARKKPGADWTLGKLIQYSLGLGLIWSREDILLTTSQYDFVAESLVERIVSELKK
- a CDS encoding alpha/beta hydrolase; translated protein: MKKILSTFIIVFTFFLLGAGYYFSSSIVSFPVTTLEEDKTKLKINSISDFGLPEPESIRFQNGNLRLRGWYFKNPKKKKCGVVLLHGHSRTRFGVLKYAPLFWKRGCSLFLYDARHHGESAGEYGTYGFYEKIDLERAIEFFSEISTVPEEQIGIFGASFGAATALQYAEGRNDFAFVIADSPFMDMRSIVEKRAVDLYSPLVLFLSPIALSLAELQADFLVDEVSPKKAAKTISVPVLLIHSKTDEITPVSHSEEIFNNLKSNRKQLVETDWGAAHCKSIDARPIEYESVVNAFLKEHTSFPK